A region of Chloroflexaceae bacterium DNA encodes the following proteins:
- a CDS encoding glycosyltransferase family 2 protein has translation MSHSPPHVAAIVVSYNTAALLRDCLRSLRDCTLPLRVVVVDNASRDGSAALVRSEFPEAELVALERNRGFAGGVAAGLAYLAGQPVNACACDPENAIRSESISRFKIFTPYALILNPDTVVHPGAIERLVAFLEAHPRVGMAGPRLLNPDGTLQPAAFRFPTLLMTAFDLFPPGEVLPGRLYGSWWHGRYPQERGEEPFPIDHPLGACMLVRAEVLATVGAMDEAYFMYSEEIEWCWRIRQAGWAIWQVPAARVTHIGGAATAQARWSMLVALWQSRDRFAAMRGPAWRLAAHRAIVRAGMLRLTLRAWRAYLAGRIERDELRARLLAYGRILRF, from the coding sequence ATGAGCCATAGCCCGCCGCACGTCGCCGCGATCGTCGTCAGTTACAATACCGCCGCCCTGCTGCGCGATTGTCTGCGCTCGCTACGCGATTGCACGCTCCCCCTGCGCGTGGTCGTAGTAGACAACGCCTCGCGTGACGGCAGCGCGGCGCTGGTGCGCAGCGAGTTTCCCGAAGCGGAACTGGTGGCGCTGGAGCGCAACCGCGGGTTCGCCGGGGGCGTCGCGGCGGGCCTGGCCTATCTCGCAGGCCAGCCTGTTAATGCATGCGCATGTGATCCTGAGAATGCCATTCGTTCCGAATCAATTTCCCGCTTCAAAATCTTTACTCCCTACGCGCTCATTCTCAACCCCGACACGGTGGTGCATCCCGGGGCGATTGAGCGCCTGGTCGCCTTCCTCGAGGCCCACCCGCGCGTTGGCATGGCGGGGCCGCGCCTGCTCAACCCCGATGGCACGCTGCAACCGGCGGCGTTCCGCTTCCCCACCCTGCTGATGACCGCATTCGACCTGTTTCCGCCCGGCGAGGTGCTGCCAGGGCGGCTATACGGCTCATGGTGGCACGGACGCTACCCGCAAGAGCGCGGCGAAGAGCCCTTCCCCATCGATCACCCTCTTGGCGCCTGCATGCTCGTGCGCGCCGAAGTGCTGGCCACTGTTGGCGCCATGGACGAAGCATACTTTATGTATAGCGAAGAGATCGAGTGGTGCTGGCGCATCCGGCAGGCCGGCTGGGCCATCTGGCAGGTGCCAGCGGCGCGGGTGACCCACATCGGCGGCGCGGCCACCGCCCAGGCGCGCTGGTCCATGCTGGTGGCCCTCTGGCAGAGCCGTGACCGGTTCGCCGCCATGCGCGGCCCGGCCTGGCGCCTCGCGGCCCATCGGGCCATCGTGCGCGCCGGTATGCTGCGTCTGACCCTCCGCGCCTGGCGCGCCTACCTCGCCGGGCGCATCGAACGTGACGAACTGCGCGCGCGCCTGCTGGCCTATGGCCGGATTCTTCGATTCTAA
- a CDS encoding radical SAM protein: protein MAYYIRETLADRPALSPRRPTINEFFLSSYTLSIYSGCELGCPYCDSWIYQERPLNEQIYVPLDLPQRLAAELRDVDRGDLIAITALSDPYQPAEQIYRLTRQTLQVLAEREQPCLLLTKSAMVLEDKPLLQRMNERSLAVVMTTLVTVDPHLSERLEGKAPAPGLRLEMLRELKRAGVPVGVAIVPIIPYVTDRQTALRSMVRACADAQVDFVIWDYLHIPNQHHWIRINELLARLGNYPVSYYRDLYRDQPTVNALYRQEIDRELLDRCDGLGLEARVPHRIFTRRLAPRNEAALLLKHAAFRNRVQGRELVAVKERALADQVYAGTIDPAALRESSLYPLLSDVLGL, encoded by the coding sequence ATGGCCTACTACATTCGTGAAACCCTCGCGGATCGCCCGGCCCTCAGTCCGCGGCGGCCAACCATCAACGAGTTTTTTCTCTCCAGCTATACGCTCAGCATCTATTCCGGCTGCGAGCTGGGCTGCCCCTACTGCGATAGCTGGATCTACCAGGAACGGCCACTGAACGAACAGATATACGTTCCGCTCGACCTGCCGCAGCGCCTCGCCGCCGAACTGCGCGATGTGGATCGCGGCGACCTGATCGCCATTACCGCACTGAGCGATCCGTACCAGCCCGCCGAGCAGATCTACCGCCTGACCCGCCAGACGCTGCAGGTGCTTGCCGAACGAGAACAACCTTGCCTGTTGCTTACCAAGAGCGCCATGGTGCTGGAGGATAAACCGCTGCTCCAGCGTATGAATGAGCGCAGCCTGGCAGTGGTGATGACCACGCTGGTGACCGTCGATCCGCACCTGAGCGAACGGCTGGAGGGCAAAGCGCCGGCGCCGGGGTTGCGCCTGGAAATGCTGCGCGAATTGAAGCGCGCTGGCGTGCCGGTGGGGGTGGCAATCGTGCCTATTATCCCCTATGTCACTGACCGGCAGACTGCCCTGCGCTCAATGGTGCGGGCCTGCGCTGACGCGCAGGTTGACTTTGTGATCTGGGATTATCTGCACATTCCCAACCAGCACCACTGGATACGCATCAACGAATTACTGGCCCGGCTGGGAAACTATCCGGTTAGTTACTACCGCGATCTTTACCGCGATCAGCCCACCGTCAATGCGCTCTACCGGCAGGAGATTGACCGCGAGTTGCTTGACCGTTGCGATGGTCTTGGCCTGGAGGCGCGTGTGCCGCATCGCATCTTTACCCGGCGGCTTGCGCCGCGTAACGAGGCGGCCCTGCTGCTCAAACATGCCGCGTTCCGCAATCGCGTCCAGGGTCGCGAGCTGGTCGCGGTCAAGGAGCGGGCCCTGGCCGATCAGGTCTACGCGGGAACGATCGATCCGGCCGCGCTGCGCGAGAGTTCCCTGTACCCGTTGCTGAGCGATGTGCTGGGGCTGTGA
- a CDS encoding DUF2029 domain-containing protein: MIARSLPEALRVFLAAAIALALLWAASAAVWPLTIDVGGNDHRFARGFHEPEQLGGRSMRWTDGDSTLRLPRPPAGAPSVLELELLDSRPERSVPLVVRLSIDDAEATSLVLHGYLPRNYQVLLPSRLSVSGVVKARLQSNAPLIASDGRHLGVVVFDATLMPLRGALLPDLWLAMCALGAGALAYATLRLAGAGSRLALASACAGAALIALGVALRPLEVLPYLGHFAAIAIVACLGVLIVRLIVPLAPADSRPPGKSEARLLVVGEHAAIVLAVAYWMAILYQQFMVWDGATALGPSPWTVGVGVALAGALGLGGPLWWALRGCRLPPRERRIRGAQIALVVLAGAAGIHLSWSLWYAFTRQAPDFWILFRGARAWVHGGSLYDLEAVATNHFGHVFKVPPFYGMFFVPLVRAFDGQSVLVAHRVMNVALIIATALLWLRMWRIPLISLSAAALLIVFNFRPLADTIAFGQIDLVLLVVLTAALWALREERDGLAGALVALGALFKLYPVILLVFFALKRRWAGLWGFVLGMLLFNGIAVAVMGWEMHRVYLFDVLPKIGGTTAWIENQTLTGFVARLAASPMSATIFQDQTLRLLGMALSAGVALAVCALALIPFDRRSPAFALQYGLFLLLMVLCVPAAWMHYETLLVIPFAAMLLRLWGQRTPLGYMLALGLSFALIAYGNQWSFFNGTVTGVLSLLGISYKLYGMLLLGFLSSAALLAARRPVVAAPGERVAAAGEAPVGVTPGG, encoded by the coding sequence GTGATCGCCCGGTCATTGCCCGAGGCGCTCCGTGTTTTTCTGGCGGCCGCTATCGCTCTGGCGCTCCTGTGGGCCGCATCTGCCGCGGTGTGGCCCCTTACGATTGACGTAGGGGGCAACGACCACCGGTTCGCGCGGGGCTTCCACGAACCGGAGCAGTTGGGCGGGCGTTCCATGCGCTGGACGGATGGGGACTCGACCCTGCGCCTGCCCCGGCCGCCCGCTGGCGCACCCTCTGTTCTAGAACTGGAGTTGCTGGATAGCCGCCCCGAACGTTCAGTTCCCCTGGTCGTCAGGCTCAGCATTGACGATGCCGAGGCGACCTCGCTCGTCTTACACGGCTACTTGCCGCGGAACTACCAGGTGCTGCTGCCGTCGCGCCTTTCCGTCAGCGGGGTGGTGAAGGCGCGTCTCCAGAGCAACGCGCCCCTCATCGCGAGCGACGGGCGTCACCTGGGGGTGGTGGTCTTCGACGCGACGCTCATGCCCCTACGCGGCGCCCTGTTGCCGGATCTATGGCTCGCCATGTGCGCGCTCGGCGCCGGCGCGCTCGCCTACGCCACGCTGCGTCTCGCCGGAGCGGGCAGCCGACTCGCGCTGGCAAGCGCCTGCGCCGGTGCGGCCCTCATCGCTCTGGGCGTGGCTCTGCGGCCACTGGAGGTGCTGCCCTATCTCGGGCACTTCGCCGCGATCGCCATCGTCGCCTGCCTGGGGGTGCTGATCGTCCGACTTATCGTGCCGCTGGCCCCGGCAGACTCCCGGCCCCCCGGTAAATCAGAGGCCCGGTTGCTGGTCGTCGGCGAGCACGCCGCGATCGTGCTGGCCGTGGCCTACTGGATGGCCATTCTCTACCAGCAATTCATGGTCTGGGACGGCGCTACCGCCCTTGGCCCCTCGCCCTGGACGGTCGGGGTCGGCGTGGCGCTGGCGGGCGCGCTGGGATTGGGGGGGCCGCTCTGGTGGGCGTTGCGGGGCTGCCGGTTGCCTCCGAGGGAACGGCGAATCCGCGGCGCGCAGATCGCCCTGGTGGTGCTGGCCGGCGCCGCGGGGATTCACCTGAGCTGGAGCCTGTGGTACGCCTTCACGCGCCAGGCGCCCGACTTCTGGATCCTCTTCCGCGGCGCGCGCGCCTGGGTGCATGGCGGTTCGCTCTACGATCTGGAGGCGGTTGCGACCAATCATTTCGGCCATGTCTTCAAGGTGCCGCCATTCTACGGGATGTTCTTCGTACCCCTGGTGCGCGCCTTTGATGGCCAGAGCGTGCTCGTGGCTCACCGCGTCATGAACGTCGCTTTGATCATCGCCACGGCCCTGCTCTGGCTGCGCATGTGGCGCATCCCCCTGATCTCCCTGAGCGCGGCGGCCCTGCTGATCGTGTTCAATTTTCGCCCCCTGGCCGACACGATCGCCTTCGGGCAGATTGACCTGGTGCTGTTGGTTGTGCTGACCGCGGCGCTCTGGGCGCTGCGCGAAGAACGCGATGGCCTCGCAGGGGCGCTGGTGGCCCTCGGCGCGCTCTTCAAACTCTATCCGGTCATCCTGCTGGTCTTCTTCGCGCTCAAACGCCGCTGGGCCGGGCTGTGGGGCTTTGTCCTGGGGATGCTGCTCTTTAATGGCATCGCCGTCGCCGTGATGGGCTGGGAGATGCACCGCGTCTACCTCTTCGACGTGCTGCCGAAGATCGGCGGCACTACGGCCTGGATCGAGAACCAGACCCTTACGGGCTTCGTGGCCCGGCTGGCAGCCTCGCCCATGTCGGCGACCATTTTTCAGGACCAGACGCTGCGGTTGCTAGGTATGGCGCTGTCGGCAGGCGTGGCGCTGGCGGTGTGCGCCCTGGCTCTCATCCCGTTCGACCGGCGCAGCCCGGCCTTCGCGCTGCAGTACGGCCTCTTTCTATTGCTGATGGTCCTGTGCGTCCCGGCGGCCTGGATGCACTACGAAACCCTGCTGGTGATCCCCTTCGCCGCCATGCTGTTGCGCCTGTGGGGACAGCGGACGCCCCTGGGGTACATGCTGGCGCTGGGGTTGAGCTTCGCGCTGATCGCCTACGGCAACCAGTGGTCGTTCTTCAACGGAACGGTGACGGGCGTATTGAGCCTGCTGGGCATCTCCTACAAGCTGTACGGCATGCTGCTGCTTGGATTCCTGTCGAGCGCGGCGCTCCTGGCGGCGCGGCGGCCCGTGGTCGCCGCGCCGGGCGAGCGGGTCGCCGCGGCTGGCGAAGCGCCGGTGGGCGTCACCCCAGGCGGGTGA
- a CDS encoding type II secretion system F family protein — MNPLTTHPQSAWLVTATAPALAAAAILVIALLLRRPLALLVAKARYRSQRSRRHLTVAPALVWTPETLAPERLVAWCLGLALALAVTLALIAPLHLALLLGAPLTVLAGWGLLVAAERRYVARLDSELTAAVGRLGALLKGGASLRTALEQIVAELSPGPLRAEWSFLITRQGSPLNDGIATPQQVIAALADQTPSRRHATLLNHLGAASGQPLDVLARRCEAAYEALQAMERRRDEVATELAQVRYSGIAVGLAGIGMALYLVWSQWERVVQAYSTPAGVLVAPLVISALGLPIIGGVLLARFEDVDY; from the coding sequence ATGAACCCGCTTACCACCCATCCCCAATCGGCCTGGCTGGTGACGGCAACCGCGCCGGCCCTGGCCGCCGCGGCGATCCTCGTCATAGCCTTGCTGCTGCGCCGCCCCCTGGCCCTTCTCGTGGCCAAGGCGCGCTACCGCAGCCAGCGATCGCGGCGCCACCTGACCGTCGCGCCAGCGCTGGTATGGACGCCTGAGACCCTCGCGCCCGAACGTCTGGTGGCCTGGTGCCTGGGGCTTGCCCTGGCGCTCGCGGTGACCCTCGCGCTGATCGCGCCCCTGCATCTGGCCCTGTTGCTGGGCGCGCCCCTGACGGTCCTGGCCGGCTGGGGGCTGCTTGTCGCCGCGGAACGCCGCTACGTGGCCCGATTGGATTCAGAATTGACGGCGGCGGTGGGGCGCCTGGGCGCGCTGCTCAAAGGCGGGGCCAGCCTGCGCACCGCCCTGGAGCAGATCGTCGCCGAGCTGTCTCCCGGCCCTCTGCGCGCCGAGTGGAGCTTCCTGATCACCCGCCAGGGGTCGCCCCTGAACGACGGCATCGCCACTCCTCAGCAGGTCATCGCTGCCCTGGCCGATCAGACCCCCTCGCGCCGCCATGCCACCCTGCTCAACCACCTGGGAGCGGCGTCGGGCCAGCCCCTCGACGTGCTGGCCCGACGGTGCGAAGCGGCCTACGAGGCCCTGCAGGCTATGGAGCGACGCCGCGACGAAGTGGCCACCGAACTGGCCCAGGTGCGCTACAGCGGCATAGCAGTCGGCCTGGCCGGGATCGGCATGGCGCTGTACCTCGTCTGGAGCCAGTGGGAGCGGGTCGTGCAGGCTTACTCGACCCCGGCGGGCGTGCTGGTGGCGCCGCTGGTGATAAGCGCCCTGGGACTGCCGATCATCGGCGGGGTTCTGCTCGCCCGTTTTGAGGATGTTGACTATTGA
- a CDS encoding ATPase, T2SS/T4P/T4SS family: MSTSTHRPLLVIEDGGLAALKPEPARSQVPGPLNDPAMLQAVRDALRDRISAELLDPVAPAATRNPEVLRVLRAEIGAQSERGYGPLRVLPTDERSLLRLFQDALGWGPAQPYLDDERVQEVKIIGDLIMVQEEGGDFTIAPERFANPREALDRALLLAARLNVPLDRSHPQDTLPLAHGTRMHVTIPPCTPEDTALICIRRGRRHAWRLDDVLQRDVCSSAVGELLRLLVRARCSFLIAGETGSGKTALLEAIVNSWPGEPHVITIEDNTLEINVRHRAWTRELVQTAVERGAFGRAAREVLRQTPSLVAPGEIRAEEAGAILAVAVSGHAVVTTIHARSAARAVQRFADCAAMPGAYIYEGRRENALEDFCDNFHVVIHLEKMAGRRYISEIALLDGVQFSGERPRPRLIELARAVVEGDALAWRVAARVAGQNLLWNGSERTPEALRRRLELLRLQTPAPVAATSQAAVETSVARADTATSAGETGQALAILERAWRDRRDDRLVAAAQRAIQTDLDLAQRLAGQALAAEAAVREALTARDWTAARASYAALAANLPLFAAYTPPGGWTALETLIAAGEENDRLASERVAQARAALERARPRDAADLLAPLDAGHLSPPLALDLLRTRREALLALQASGEIGAAALAPVEAAISALEERRNA, encoded by the coding sequence ATGTCCACATCCACCCACCGGCCCCTGCTGGTGATCGAAGACGGCGGTCTCGCTGCCCTGAAGCCAGAACCAGCGCGCTCACAGGTCCCCGGGCCGCTCAATGACCCCGCGATGCTACAGGCGGTCCGCGATGCCCTCCGCGACCGCATCAGTGCCGAACTGCTCGACCCGGTGGCCCCCGCGGCCACCCGGAACCCTGAGGTCTTGCGGGTGCTCCGCGCCGAGATCGGCGCGCAGAGCGAACGGGGCTACGGCCCCCTGCGCGTTCTCCCGACTGACGAACGCAGCCTGCTGCGGCTCTTCCAGGACGCCCTGGGCTGGGGACCGGCCCAGCCCTACCTCGACGACGAGCGCGTCCAGGAGGTAAAAATCATCGGTGATCTAATCATGGTGCAGGAAGAGGGCGGCGACTTTACCATCGCTCCCGAACGCTTCGCGAACCCGCGTGAGGCCCTCGACCGGGCCTTGCTGCTCGCGGCGCGGCTCAACGTGCCCCTGGATCGCTCCCATCCCCAGGACACGTTGCCCCTGGCCCATGGCACGCGCATGCACGTCACCATCCCGCCCTGCACGCCCGAGGACACGGCGTTGATCTGCATCCGGCGGGGGCGCCGCCACGCCTGGCGCCTCGATGACGTGCTCCAGCGCGACGTCTGTAGCTCCGCGGTTGGCGAGTTGCTGCGGTTGCTGGTGCGCGCACGCTGCTCGTTCCTTATTGCCGGCGAGACCGGCAGCGGCAAAACCGCTCTGCTGGAGGCCATCGTCAATTCCTGGCCCGGCGAGCCGCACGTCATTACCATCGAGGATAACACCCTGGAGATCAACGTTCGCCACCGGGCCTGGACGCGCGAACTCGTTCAGACGGCAGTCGAGCGCGGGGCCTTCGGGCGCGCCGCCCGCGAGGTGCTGCGGCAGACGCCCTCCCTTGTCGCGCCGGGCGAAATCCGCGCCGAAGAGGCCGGGGCCATCCTCGCGGTGGCAGTGAGCGGGCATGCTGTGGTCACGACCATTCACGCTCGTTCCGCCGCCCGCGCGGTGCAGCGGTTCGCCGACTGCGCGGCCATGCCCGGGGCCTACATCTACGAGGGTCGCCGCGAAAACGCGCTGGAGGATTTCTGCGACAACTTCCACGTGGTCATCCATCTGGAAAAAATGGCGGGCCGGCGCTACATCAGCGAGATCGCCCTCCTCGACGGCGTCCAGTTCAGCGGCGAGCGGCCACGCCCGCGCCTGATCGAACTGGCCCGCGCCGTGGTCGAGGGCGATGCGCTGGCCTGGCGCGTCGCCGCCCGCGTCGCGGGCCAGAACCTGCTCTGGAACGGCTCCGAGCGCACCCCCGAAGCGCTGCGGCGCCGGTTGGAGTTGCTGCGTCTCCAGACGCCAGCGCCGGTTGCCGCTACCAGCCAGGCGGCAGTGGAGACCAGTGTGGCTCGCGCCGATACCGCGACGAGCGCTGGCGAGACCGGGCAGGCCCTGGCAATCCTCGAACGGGCCTGGCGCGACCGGCGCGACGACCGGCTGGTTGCCGCCGCGCAACGGGCTATCCAGACCGACCTGGACCTGGCGCAACGGCTGGCCGGGCAGGCTCTGGCCGCCGAAGCAGCGGTGCGAGAGGCGCTGACAGCCCGCGACTGGACTGCGGCGCGCGCCAGTTACGCGGCCCTTGCCGCTAACCTGCCCCTCTTCGCCGCCTATACGCCCCCGGGCGGCTGGACGGCCCTGGAAACTCTGATTGCCGCAGGTGAGGAGAACGACCGGCTGGCCAGCGAGCGCGTCGCGCAGGCCCGCGCGGCCCTGGAGCGCGCGCGTCCCCGCGATGCCGCCGACCTGCTCGCGCCGCTCGACGCGGGCCATCTCTCGCCGCCGCTCGCGCTGGATCTGCTCCGCACACGGCGCGAGGCCCTGCTGGCCCTGCAAGCAAGCGGAGAAATCGGAGCGGCGGCCCTCGCCCCGGTTGAGGCGGCTATCAGCGCCCTTGAGGAGAGGAGGAACGCATGA
- a CDS encoding ParA family protein, producing the protein MELVIFSAMDGLQAQLEQYGDLAVLAPSRLEQVVRLLEDDRPPEALYLDDTRPAALPDLWRVIALARRVGARVLVNFSGPTRGALNDAQAAGLPALSERDPARIVAWLAEQLHLGRATPPRLPVVAIGAAKGGIGKTFATCVLAEGLRRRGLRVLVWDSDISNPGLVPAFRIPSSAPSYLHLIQRGPAHWGSDGIRPFIYQPEHTRGSEAGWGAIDFLIGSHAVARAENDVRLPDWQGFYEGVARLEGYDLVLIDTPPDYLRRPYATHVLQRGGAVVLPAPPGARERMGVGHLLDHLREHAPERLEQCMLLFMAPERGVTVTVREVAALFARRYPQVSSLGTLPRAPRLASLADEHDGYISMLDIGPHSPFTAAVHQVVNTLCERLGLKPTLPLPRSSFWARLNARLRGERALAQRLPAVA; encoded by the coding sequence ATGGAACTGGTGATCTTTTCGGCCATGGACGGATTGCAGGCGCAGCTCGAGCAGTATGGCGATCTGGCCGTTCTGGCCCCTTCGCGGCTGGAGCAGGTGGTGCGTTTGCTGGAAGACGACCGCCCGCCCGAGGCGCTATACCTCGACGACACACGTCCGGCGGCGCTGCCCGACCTCTGGCGCGTCATCGCTCTGGCGCGTCGGGTGGGCGCGCGGGTGCTGGTGAACTTTAGCGGGCCGACCCGCGGGGCCCTCAACGACGCCCAGGCCGCCGGCCTGCCGGCCCTCAGCGAGCGCGACCCGGCCCGCATCGTCGCCTGGCTCGCCGAACAGTTGCACCTGGGGCGCGCTACGCCCCCGCGCCTGCCGGTGGTCGCCATTGGAGCGGCGAAAGGCGGCATCGGCAAGACCTTCGCCACCTGCGTGCTGGCAGAGGGCCTGCGACGCCGCGGGCTGCGCGTGCTGGTCTGGGATAGCGATATCTCCAACCCCGGCCTGGTGCCGGCTTTTCGCATCCCCTCCAGCGCGCCGTCCTACCTGCACCTGATCCAGCGCGGCCCGGCCCACTGGGGGTCTGACGGCATCCGGCCGTTTATCTACCAGCCCGAACATACGCGCGGCAGCGAGGCAGGATGGGGCGCGATCGATTTTCTGATCGGCTCGCATGCCGTGGCGCGGGCCGAGAATGACGTGCGGCTGCCCGACTGGCAGGGCTTCTACGAGGGCGTCGCCCGTCTGGAGGGCTACGATCTCGTGCTGATTGATACCCCGCCCGATTACCTGCGCCGCCCGTATGCCACCCACGTGCTCCAGCGCGGCGGCGCGGTGGTGCTCCCCGCGCCGCCCGGCGCACGCGAACGCATGGGCGTTGGCCATCTGCTTGATCATCTGCGCGAGCACGCCCCTGAACGCCTGGAGCAGTGCATGCTGCTCTTCATGGCCCCGGAACGAGGCGTAACGGTGACGGTCAGGGAAGTGGCAGCGCTCTTTGCCCGGCGCTACCCGCAGGTGAGCAGCCTGGGCACGCTGCCCCGCGCTCCCCGGCTGGCCAGTCTGGCCGATGAGCACGACGGATACATCTCGATGCTCGACATCGGGCCGCACAGCCCGTTCACCGCCGCCGTGCATCAGGTTGTGAACACGCTCTGCGAGCGGCTGGGGCTGAAACCGACCCTGCCGCTGCCGCGTTCGAGCTTCTGGGCGCGCCTCAACGCGCGTTTGCGCGGCGAGCGCGCCCTGGCGCAGCGGTTACCCGCCGTCGCCTGA
- a CDS encoding ATPase, T2SS/T4P/T4SS family: MRHDDLDADIALPSREPPRHDPGAITALGNELRSYVRSGRLRDCWNLPPEEVFDLVGVGGDLMEHEWARVDWYGPLELWRDPEHEVSDILYNGPPGDPFFVVQRGAMLNTGVTAHPEWIAWTQRQLLLRSFRLEPYEDWPAPMMQGVADGLRFAITRPPVSRDGGSLAIRLLPERWRTLDDLVQAGMLTREASDLLLEALASGASVLVAGPTGCGKTTLTAGFTQAIGQRMRLVFVEDGGELPRAPNSLHIEVTEEAAFSQAVKFALRQKPGYIIVGEVRGSEAMAMLQAAATGHPGIGTIHAGSVQGALRNLERMAMIGLAAEASGGGQAAAQIVRGLITSDVVSLIVVQIGRTPRGRRAVMAIEEVLRQGAQGQSGDVFPTNPLFRYDARADCLVRVGNVNGAWGLGRL; this comes from the coding sequence ATGCGCCACGATGACCTTGACGCAGACATTGCGCTTCCATCCAGGGAACCACCCCGTCATGACCCTGGCGCCATTACGGCTCTGGGCAACGAACTGCGGAGCTATGTGCGCAGCGGCCGCTTGCGAGATTGCTGGAACCTGCCGCCCGAAGAGGTGTTTGACCTGGTTGGGGTTGGCGGAGACCTGATGGAACACGAATGGGCGCGCGTGGACTGGTATGGCCCGCTGGAACTGTGGCGCGATCCCGAACACGAGGTCTCCGACATCCTCTACAACGGCCCGCCCGGCGACCCCTTCTTCGTCGTCCAGCGCGGCGCGATGCTCAACACCGGGGTGACGGCGCACCCGGAATGGATTGCGTGGACCCAGCGCCAGTTGCTGCTGCGGAGTTTCCGGCTCGAACCCTATGAGGACTGGCCCGCGCCAATGATGCAGGGCGTGGCCGATGGCCTGCGCTTTGCCATCACCCGGCCGCCGGTTTCGCGTGATGGGGGCAGTCTGGCTATTCGCCTGCTCCCCGAACGCTGGCGCACCCTCGACGATCTGGTGCAGGCCGGGATGCTCACCCGCGAGGCCAGCGACCTGTTGCTGGAGGCGCTCGCCAGCGGCGCCTCGGTGCTGGTTGCCGGCCCAACCGGCTGCGGCAAGACGACGCTGACTGCGGGGTTCACCCAGGCGATCGGGCAGCGCATGCGGCTGGTGTTTGTCGAAGATGGCGGTGAACTGCCCCGCGCGCCAAACAGCCTGCACATTGAGGTGACCGAAGAGGCGGCTTTCAGCCAGGCGGTGAAGTTCGCCCTGCGGCAGAAGCCAGGGTACATCATCGTGGGAGAAGTGCGCGGCAGCGAGGCTATGGCCATGCTCCAGGCCGCCGCCACGGGGCATCCCGGCATCGGCACCATCCACGCCGGCAGCGTTCAGGGGGCGCTGCGCAACCTGGAGCGCATGGCCATGATCGGCCTGGCGGCGGAAGCCAGCGGCGGCGGGCAGGCGGCGGCCCAGATCGTGCGCGGGCTGATCACTTCGGATGTCGTCAGCTTGATCGTGGTGCAGATCGGCCGCACGCCCCGCGGGCGCCGGGCCGTGATGGCCATTGAGGAAGTGCTGCGCCAGGGCGCCCAGGGGCAGAGCGGCGACGTGTTTCCCACCAACCCGCTCTTCCGTTACGACGCCCGCGCGGATTGCCTGGTACGGGTGGGCAACGTCAACGGTGCCTGGGGGTTGGGTCGCCTGTAA
- a CDS encoding SAF domain-containing protein — MTTLTPTSAPLSQALARKRGNPLPAVLLACGLIVAVTFAVLGYLESQKTETVVVLARDVPYGRQITAEDISVIELPLHRPAQLAGISDPAAVVGRYAARDLGANDLVQAPMLLDEPPTQPVYPSGQALSPNMVPMPFSTATIGPLTHRDRVNIGFNDRSGAPDLCDRAKRSAAGDAPSLAPSTGSNAQPRPYACRLLSSVRVLYVDETAGVAYLELTPYQAHTIWALQAAGLELWGERYGAASTPLTSLDRLDIGQVSAERLDAPPMDDPAASATLPGASSQVPGSRQP, encoded by the coding sequence ATGACCACTCTCACCCCCACGTCGGCCCCGCTGAGCCAGGCTCTGGCCCGCAAGCGCGGCAATCCATTACCCGCGGTGTTGCTCGCCTGCGGGCTGATTGTCGCCGTAACCTTCGCGGTGCTAGGCTACCTGGAAAGCCAGAAGACTGAGACCGTGGTCGTACTGGCCCGTGACGTGCCCTATGGCCGGCAGATCACCGCCGAGGACATCAGCGTAATTGAATTGCCGCTCCACCGCCCCGCCCAGCTTGCCGGCATCAGCGACCCCGCCGCCGTGGTGGGCCGCTACGCCGCGCGCGACCTGGGCGCGAACGATCTCGTTCAGGCCCCCATGCTGCTGGATGAACCGCCCACGCAGCCAGTGTATCCCAGCGGGCAGGCGCTATCGCCCAACATGGTGCCCATGCCCTTCTCGACGGCAACCATCGGCCCGCTCACCCATCGCGACCGGGTGAACATCGGCTTCAACGACCGCAGCGGCGCTCCAGATCTGTGCGACCGGGCGAAACGCAGCGCTGCGGGAGACGCCCCCTCGCTTGCGCCATCCACCGGCAGCAACGCCCAGCCGCGGCCCTATGCCTGCCGCCTGCTCAGTTCGGTGCGGGTGCTCTATGTGGACGAGACCGCCGGAGTGGCCTATCTCGAACTGACTCCCTACCAGGCCCACACGATCTGGGCGCTACAGGCGGCCGGTCTCGAGTTGTGGGGCGAGCGGTACGGAGCCGCCTCCACCCCGCTTACCAGCCTTGATCGACTCGACATTGGCCAGGTGAGCGCTGAACGTCTGGACGCGCCACCAATGGACGATCCCGCGGCGAGCGCGACGCTCCCCGGAGCGAGCAGCCAGGTTCCCGGAAGTCGCCAGCCATGA